In Candidatus Binatia bacterium, the DNA window GGCACACACGCACTGGAGGCGGTGGTAAAGCCGCGCGCTGGAGAGCGAGCAGTTCGCCTGGAGTCAGACGTGCGTACGCTTCCTGAACGAGCGGGCGCGTACCTTCGGGGACCCGAATGGTGTAGCCGCCGGGCGGGACAATACTCTGGATCAACGCTGGGTTGAGTTCTTGAAGCAGCGATAAAGGATGATCCGTCCACCGCGCAATGGTCGCCAACGGCATGACGTGCTCAATATGGACAAGATCGTACTCTAACGGTTGAGGTTGCGGGCGCTGGAATCCATATGCCTCGGGATGCGAGGCAATTTGCAGCGCTGCCAAAAAGCCCGGTACGTAGTCCTCCGTTTCGCGAAACAGATAGCCGCGTTCGCTCAGTTCCCAAAAATCGCTGGCATCGGACGTGCTGAGCAGGCGGCTAATGCGGCCCTCACCGGTGTTGTAGGCAGCGAGGCAGAGGTGCCAATCGCCGAACATCCCGTACAGGTCCTTTAAATAGCGAGCTGCGGCGCGGGTGGATTTCACCGGATCACGCCGCTCGTCCACAAATCGGTCGATCCGCAGCCCATAACGGCGGCCCGTATCGGGGATGAATTGCCAGAGACCGACGGCCCTCGCCGGTGACACAGCTTGCGTCCGAAACCCACTCTCGATGAGGGGCAAGTAGGCAAATTCCGTGGGCAAGCCTTCTTTGCGCAGAATCGCTTCGATGCGCGGCAAATAACGGCTGCTGCGTTCCAGCGCGCGGCCGTAAAAACCGCGCAAGTCCGTTTGATATTTGCTGACGAAATCGCTGACTTTGGGGTGGTCGAACTTCAGCCCTAAGTGCTCGCCCCGAATCTTTGGCCGTGAGGGACCGACGCTGACGTTGTACCGGGATCCAAGATCCGCGTCGGGAGGAACTTCCGCCTTTTGCCACTGCCACCAGTGCTTCTCGGCGTCCGAACGTTTCATCGTACTGCAGCCCGTGATTGCCAGAAACCCCACCGCGATGACCACGAACGCCGGCTTCCTCGTCAGCACCTCGAATCCTCCTTTGCACACCTCCACAGCCCGGCGGTGGCCAGGTTCGTTCCCGGGCCGCGGAATCAATGAATCTACACGGGCACATGCCTCCTTCGGGCCGGAAACGAATCCAGAGCCCGTAGAACAACCGGGTGAGCGACGAGCGCGGTGGCAGAAAGCGCTGGCAGGATACCCGCCAAAAGACTTGCTGCGGACCAGCGTTTCCGCCTCCGGTTCGACCGCACGTACCTCTCCAACCGCAAAAGTGGCCGCCTTCCTACCACGATGCGTTCGGAGGCGCAACCCGAATGACCAGTGAGATTCTTGCGGGGCGATCCCAGATGCAGTCTGCTCGAATCCGTGTGGCCTCAGGTAACCGCGAAGAGTGAGGCCAGGGGCCACAATACCGGGGAGAGGTGGCGGCGGATGATGGCCAGCGCTTGCGCTCTCGCGAGACTCGATCGTCGAGTTTTTTCACGGAGAGCCATCTCGGGCGGGCGCCGGATCGGCGCGGGGTCTAGCGGCCAAAAAGCACATCCCAAGCTTCGCTCAAGGAAGCGACGCCGATGCATCGGATATCGGGAACGGTCTCGACTTGCCGTGCGTTGGTGCGCGGCAGCAAGCACTTGCGCAAACCGAGACGCGCGGCCTCTTGAACCCGCAGCGCCGTATGTTGCACCCCACGTACTTCGCCTGCCAGCCCGACCTCGCCGAACACTACCAGCTCAGGATCGAGTGGCCGGTCGAGGAAACTCGAACCGAGTGCCGCGATCAAAGCAAGGTCGGCTGCGGGTTCGTTGATTCGTATCCCGCCAGCGGCATTGACAAAGACATCTTGTCCGAGGAGTTGAACGCCGAGTTTTTTTTCCAGAACCGCCACCAGCATGCTGGCGCGGTTGGGGTCGAAGCCCAATGTCGTGCGCCGCGGGTTGGCGAGCGCGCTCGGCGAAACCAGTGCCTGTACTTCGATGAGCACGGGGCGCGTTCCTTCCATGCACGCCGCCACGACCGAACCGGCGGCACCGCGCGGGCGCTCCGCAAGGAAGTGCGCGGAGGGATTGCCCACGGGTTGCAAGCCGCGCTCGGTCATCTCGAACACGCCAATCTCGTTGGTGGAACCGAACCGGTTCTTCACGCTACGTAAAATCCGAAAGGCGTGGCTGCGGTCGCCTTCGAAGTACAGCACCGTGTCCACCATGTGTTCCAGCACGCGGGGCCCTGCGAATGCACCCTCTTTGGTTACGTGCCCGATGAGCAGCGTGGGCAGGTAGTGTTGTTTGGCGAGCCGCACAAAGCGCGCAGCGCACTCGCGAACTTGGCTGACGTTGCCCGGTGCGGACTCGAGCACGTCCGCCCACATGGTTTGGATCGAGTCAATGGCTAAAACCTGAGGGCGTTGTCGTTGTGCGTGCTCCACGATCGTCTCCACCGCGGTTTCTGCCAGTAACCACACGGGCCGATCCGCTAAGCCGAGGCGCTCCGCTCGCATTTTGATTTGTTCTGGGGATTCTTCGCCAGAGACATACAGGGCCGGTCGGTCTTCGCTCCCCACAGCCGCAAGTGCTTGTAGAACGAGAGTGGATTTTCCGATGCCTGGGTCCCCCCCAATGAGCACGACCGAGCCTGGAACCAGACCGCCGCCCAACACGCGGTCGAACTCCTCGATTCCGCTGGCTAGCCGAGGCGTAGCGGCAGTGTCCACTTCCGCGAGGCGCACTGGGCTGCGGTTCGTTTCCCCGGCCCAGCTCCGCTTCTTGCCCGCGCGCTGCGGAACGATGCGCTCTTCGACGAGCGTATTCCATCCACCGCAGTCCGTGCAGCGGCCGAGCCAGCGCGGCGAGCGATAACCACAATCTTGGCAAACATAAATACTCTTTGCGTGCGCCATGGGGATACCTACCCTCGTAGCACGGCTAGTGCTCCGCAAGCAGCGTGCCTGCGCGAAGGGGGCCAGCGCGAGCTAAGTGGCCGTGGAAACCGCGAACGAAATGGGGATCCGCTCAGGCTCGGCAAGATAACGTGAAGTGCAACTGCAGCAGGCGAACACGCCCGCTGGCATCGCCGAAGGCGAGGTGCCAGCCCTCGGCCGTGCACGCCAGGGCCACGATGGGTGCATCGCTGCGGTGCAGAACAACTCCACTGTTTGGCTGTTCGGTGTTCCAGATGCGGATGGTGCCGTCCACTCCGGCGGTGAGCCACCAGCGAGGGTCCCAAAGGGGTAGGATTTGAGTGACGCCCCCCTCGTGCGCCGACACTTGGGAGACGATCGCGCCGTCGCAAACGCGCCAGAGCTTGAGTTGCCCGTCGTCACTGCCGGAGGCGAGAACGTCGCCGCCCGCTAAAAATGCCAGCGCGCGGACTGCGCTTCCGTGCGCTTTCCAAGAATGGAGCGAGCGGCCGGCGGCCCATTCCCACGTGACAATGTGGCCGCCGAGGTCGCCGCTTGCGAGCAAGCTTGCGTCGGGGCTCATGGCCAGCGCGGCGACCTGACGGCTGTGGCCTGCGAGCGTGGCTCGTGAGACCCGGGTATCCACGTCCCACACCTGCACAGTGTGATCATAGCTCGCGGAGGCGAGCGCGCGCTGGTTCAGGGCCAACAGGCTGCTGACGATGCTTCGATGCGCCGCGAGTACGAGGGGAGCATTGTCCGGGGAAGATGCAGTATGGGCTGGGCTCGGGCAAAGGTAGATCTGCCGATCGAATCCTGCCGCAGCGACGACTCCCGAATGCGGAAGCGCTACGACAGCTTGAAGCGGAGCCGGCGAAAGACGGAGGGCGGCGGTTGCCTGCGTGTCGAGTCGGTGCGCAAGCGTCAACAAGCGGCCGTCTCCAGTTGTGCAAAGCCAGGTTTGGTGCTGGGTGTCGTAGGCCAGTGCAGTCAGAGGAACCTCGATGGAGCACTCCGCAACCACCGAGGCGCCTTCGACCCTGTGGATCTCGGTCTGCGGGCGTACCGCAGTCCAAAGATCTCGAAGTGCATCGGAGCCAACATCTCGACTGCGCGCGAGATGACGGAAATGATCGAGAGAGCTGGGCAGGTCGCCGGTGCGAAATGCCTCCCAGGCCGCATTCAGATGCTCGTCGTCGGTGAGCTCGGCCGGAGGCAAGGTGGCGTGCTCGCCACGCCACGAAAGCAGCGGTGTGCAAACTTCAGGGCCAGGTTGCGGTAAATCCCAGAGGCGCACGGTGCA includes these proteins:
- the radA gene encoding DNA repair protein RadA, coding for MAHAKSIYVCQDCGYRSPRWLGRCTDCGGWNTLVEERIVPQRAGKKRSWAGETNRSPVRLAEVDTAATPRLASGIEEFDRVLGGGLVPGSVVLIGGDPGIGKSTLVLQALAAVGSEDRPALYVSGEESPEQIKMRAERLGLADRPVWLLAETAVETIVEHAQRQRPQVLAIDSIQTMWADVLESAPGNVSQVRECAARFVRLAKQHYLPTLLIGHVTKEGAFAGPRVLEHMVDTVLYFEGDRSHAFRILRSVKNRFGSTNEIGVFEMTERGLQPVGNPSAHFLAERPRGAAGSVVAACMEGTRPVLIEVQALVSPSALANPRRTTLGFDPNRASMLVAVLEKKLGVQLLGQDVFVNAAGGIRINEPAADLALIAALGSSFLDRPLDPELVVFGEVGLAGEVRGVQHTALRVQEAARLGLRKCLLPRTNARQVETVPDIRCIGVASLSEAWDVLFGR